The following coding sequences lie in one Silene latifolia isolate original U9 population chromosome 5, ASM4854445v1, whole genome shotgun sequence genomic window:
- the LOC141656006 gene encoding putative DNA-directed RNA polymerase III subunit rpc6: MSFRGGTLGMKRKRPGSDAKELTPDEKAMFELIRSKGNMGIWKGNIRRELNCDNLKVVDNCVKSLIGKGYIKEVPDVQAKGKKRLMAKEFEPSTELTGGVWYQDGVFDVDMIENLRKACKGIISKQKVATADGILNAIKKSGGLQLELNIDHIKQVLHTLCLENTAFKVKSNGLGEFVSIPFGVECYKIRSKQKKAGALASIPCDACQHVNQCDPNGIISPTTCEYYTNWLAKLDF, translated from the coding sequence ATGAGTTTCAGGGGAGGGACATTGGGTATGAAGCGAAAGCGGCCTGGGTCAGATGCAAAGGAGCTAACCCCGGATGAGAAAGCCATGTTCGAATTGATCCGTAGCAAGGGCAATATGGGAATATGGAAGGGCAACATTCGGAGAGAGTTGAATTGTGACAACCTTAAGGTAGTTGATAACTGTGTTAAGTCCCTTAtaggcaagggttatatcaaAGAGGTGCCTGATGTTCAAGCCAAAGGGAAGAAGCGTCTCATGGCGAAGGAGTTTGAGCCTTCAACTGAGCTCACTGGCGGTGTCTGGTATCAAGACGGGGTTTTTGATGTCGATATGATTGAGAATCTTAGGAAGGCGTGTAAAGGGATCATTAGTAAACAAAAGGTTGCTACTGCTGATGGAATTCTCAATGCTATTAAGAAGTCGGGTGGTCTTCAGCTTGAGCTCAACATCGACCATATCAAGCAAGTGCTCCATACTTTGTGCTTGGAGAACACTGCTTTTAAAGTGAAAAGCAATGGTTTAGGAGAGTTTGTTTCCATTCCATTTGGTGTAGAGTGTTATAAGATTAGGTCGAAGCAGAAAAAGGCGGGGGCTTTGGCTTCGATaccttgtgatgcttgtcaacaCGTTAACCAGTGTGATCCTAATGGTATTATCTCTCCAACAACTTGTGAATATTACACCAATTGGTTGGCGAAGTTGGACTTCTGA
- the LOC141655084 gene encoding uncharacterized protein LOC141655084 — MSPTIVAFCKSKLWKLPISNKLRVFLWKFMANALPVGSEFLKRKMSSRSSCTLCDGLPSCVESISHLFRDCCFAKALWFGCPLGIRITGGVDIDVRIWVINWVKYFLSGPDPTSLLFPLIATLWRIWCCRNDMVFRSRRPWPMGALSSILGDIQCMNEVVCNKDACLLQAPLLDFSSDFELAKRIRNSFPYWIVGGPVCENICTVKCDAAWRDDRSSGMGWCLLDGDGTLRNTAHARSFASSALQAEGQAAIKALKWALDEGYLHVRLVTDCLVLVMQVAGAEKPIASITCIIQDFKSIASHFHCCSLSFCPRGVNMIAHNLAEEALL, encoded by the coding sequence ATGTCTCCAACCATTGTGGCTTTCTGCAAATCAAAGCTTTGGAAGTTGCCTATTTCTAACAAACTAAGGGtgtttttatggaaatttatggctAATGCCCTTCCCGTGGGTTCTGAATTTCTCAAACGCAAGATGAGTTCGCGATCCTCTTGTACTCTCTGCGATGGCTTACCTTCTTGTGTGGAATCTATTTCTCACCTCTTCAGAGATTGTTGCTTTGCAAAAGCTCTTTGGTTTGGCTGCCCTTTAGGAATTAGAATCACTGGGGGGGTGGATATTGATGTTAGGATTTGGGTCATAAACTGGGTCAAGTATTTCTTAAGTGGCCCAGATCCTACCTCCCTCCTTTTTCCCCTTATCGCTACCCTTTGGAGAATTTGGTGTTGTAGGAATGATATGGTCTTCAGGAGTCGTCGCCCTTGGCCTATGGGTGCCCTCAGTTCTATTCTTGGAGACATTCAGTGTATGAATGAGGTTGTGTGCAATAAGGATGCTTGCCTCCTTCAAGCGCCTCTGTTGGACTTCTCTTCTGATTTTGAACTAGCTAAGAGAATTAGAAACTCATTTCCCTATTGGATTGTTGGTGGACCTGTGTGCGAAAATATTTGCACTGTTAAGTGTGATGCTGCTTGGAGGGATGATAGAAGTTCTGGCATGGGGTGGTGCTTGTTGGATGGTGATGGGACCCTAAGGAATACTGCGCATGCTCGCTCGTTTGCCTCTTCTGCCCTGCAAGCTGAAGGTCAGGCTGCTATCAAGGCGCTAAAATGGGCGTTGGATGAAGGGTATCTTCATGTTAGATTGGTTACGGATTGCCTTGTCTTGGTTATGCAGGTGGCCGGAGCGGAAAAGCCTATTGCGTCTATTACTTGCATTATCCAGGATTTTAAGTCTATTGCGTCTCATTTTCACTGTTGCTCTCTTAGCTTTTGTCCTAGGGGAGTGAATATGATAGCTCATAATCTTGCTGAGGAAGCTCTGTTGTAA